In Sphingomonas sp. R1, a single genomic region encodes these proteins:
- a CDS encoding PepSY-associated TM helix domain-containing protein, translating into MSAVRDGARQVMAWLHGWTGLLLGWVLFVMCLGGTLSVFKPEIGRWMRPETVAVTDRATALTAATGWLTKNAPNSFGWYLTLPNDRMNTVEATYDPGTGFVYRALDPVSGAPAPRETLGGEFFYRLHFELQLPFPWGRLVASLAAMALLLGLITGIIAHRRIFKDFFTFRPAKGQRSWLDGHNALGVLPLPFHLMISFTGLLTLATLNMPWAVTANYGRDMAAMFQAFQPGHVDRPVAGKLAPLAPLAPMLAEAERRLGKPVGRVTVEHPGDAAAVVTMFRDDARQIAYAAGAVSFDGTTGRVLADFTENRPALQTYGVAYGLHLARFAPLATRWLYFLCGAMLTLAVASGMVLWVVKRRERAPLRLGNRLIERLNAGVLAGVPIGAVAFLLANRLLPLGMAHRAEAEVSIALWSAGAAVLLGVLLPAVRSWQVLLTLLAVGCFAAGLAGGAFADGAQTGVSISLIAIAMGAAWLAWKQWRRPAPAPAPRRRARSHPA; encoded by the coding sequence ATGAGCGCGGTGCGGGACGGCGCCCGCCAGGTGATGGCGTGGCTCCATGGCTGGACGGGCCTGCTGCTCGGCTGGGTGCTGTTCGTGATGTGCCTTGGCGGCACGCTCAGCGTGTTCAAGCCCGAGATCGGCCGCTGGATGCGCCCCGAGACCGTCGCCGTCACCGACCGCGCCACCGCGCTGACCGCGGCTACCGGCTGGCTCACCAAGAACGCACCCAACTCCTTCGGCTGGTACCTGACCCTGCCCAATGACCGCATGAACACGGTCGAGGCGACCTATGATCCCGGCACCGGCTTCGTCTATCGCGCGCTCGATCCCGTCTCCGGCGCCCCCGCCCCGCGCGAGACGCTGGGCGGCGAGTTCTTCTACCGGCTCCATTTCGAGCTGCAGCTGCCCTTTCCCTGGGGCCGGCTGGTCGCCTCGCTCGCGGCGATGGCGCTGCTGCTCGGGCTGATCACCGGGATCATCGCGCATCGGCGAATCTTCAAGGACTTCTTCACCTTCCGCCCCGCCAAGGGCCAGCGCTCCTGGCTCGACGGTCACAATGCGCTGGGTGTGCTGCCCCTGCCCTTCCACCTGATGATCAGCTTCACCGGGCTGTTGACGCTCGCGACGCTCAACATGCCCTGGGCGGTCACCGCCAATTACGGGCGCGACATGGCGGCGATGTTCCAGGCCTTCCAGCCCGGCCATGTCGACCGACCCGTCGCCGGCAAGCTTGCGCCGCTTGCCCCGCTCGCGCCGATGCTGGCCGAGGCCGAGCGGCGACTGGGAAAGCCGGTGGGCCGCGTGACCGTCGAGCATCCCGGCGACGCCGCCGCGGTGGTGACCATGTTCCGCGACGATGCCCGCCAGATCGCCTATGCCGCGGGCGCGGTGAGCTTCGACGGCACCACCGGCCGAGTCCTCGCCGACTTCACCGAGAATCGCCCGGCGCTGCAAACCTATGGCGTCGCATACGGCCTCCATCTGGCCCGCTTCGCACCGCTTGCGACGCGCTGGCTCTATTTTCTCTGCGGCGCGATGCTGACCCTCGCGGTGGCGAGCGGCATGGTGCTGTGGGTGGTCAAGCGACGCGAACGCGCGCCGCTGCGCCTGGGGAATCGTCTGATCGAGCGGTTGAATGCAGGCGTGCTGGCAGGCGTCCCGATCGGTGCCGTCGCCTTCCTGCTCGCCAACCGGCTGCTGCCGCTGGGCATGGCCCATCGCGCAGAAGCGGAAGTCTCGATCGCGCTATGGAGTGCGGGCGCCGCGGTGCTGCTGGGCGTGCTGCTACCGGCGGTGCGCAGCTGGCAAGTGCTGCTGACACTGCTGGCGGTCGGCTGCTTTGCGGCTGGCCTTGCCGGCGGGGCGTTCGCAGATGGTGCGCAAACCGGCGTCAGCATCAGTCTGATCGCCATCGCCATGGGCGCCGCTTGGCTCGCCTGGAAGCAATGGCGCCGCCCCGCGCCCGCGCCCGCGCCCCGTCGCCGCGCCAGGTCGCACCCGGCATGA
- a CDS encoding nucleoside deaminase, producing the protein MTDSDEQWMRMAIDVARSKGSDPSTSPLGCVIVLHGKVIAAERNQTHELPDATAHAEMMAIRRACESTGELELRGATLYSTLQPCGMCTMASIWSKVGRVVFGAGRDDVHEMYFETRHVDTLAFIGDAYRDDIVIEGGCLKDECATLYYPPDAELPVEEQANL; encoded by the coding sequence ATGACGGATAGCGATGAACAATGGATGCGGATGGCGATCGACGTTGCGCGGTCGAAGGGCTCCGATCCGTCCACGTCGCCCCTAGGCTGCGTGATCGTCCTCCACGGCAAGGTGATCGCTGCGGAGCGCAACCAGACCCATGAGCTTCCCGACGCGACCGCGCATGCCGAGATGATGGCGATTCGCCGCGCATGCGAGAGCACGGGCGAACTCGAACTGCGCGGGGCCACGCTCTATTCCACGCTGCAGCCCTGCGGGATGTGCACCATGGCGTCGATCTGGTCGAAGGTAGGGCGGGTCGTGTTCGGCGCCGGGCGCGACGACGTTCATGAGATGTATTTCGAGACGCGGCACGTGGATACGCTCGCCTTTATCGGCGATGCCTATCGTGACGACATCGTGATCGAAGGCGGTTGTCTGAAGGACGAATGCGCGACGCTCTATTATCCGCCCGACGCGGAACTGCCGGTCGAGGAACAGGCTAATCTCTGA
- a CDS encoding DUF3325 family protein, which yields MAPPRARARAPSPRQVAPGMIAAGLTMLAFFALAAAMPRHAPSLLGAWTARISAPALRALGWVLLVAALMATLWATDWPLALVTWFGMLTASAACMLLGLSYDARIARAAAVLGAIGIVAGMLD from the coding sequence ATGGCGCCGCCCCGCGCCCGCGCCCGCGCCCCGTCGCCGCGCCAGGTCGCACCCGGCATGATAGCTGCAGGCCTTACCATGCTCGCATTTTTTGCGTTGGCGGCAGCGATGCCCCGGCACGCACCTTCGCTGCTCGGTGCCTGGACCGCAAGGATATCGGCGCCTGCGCTCCGCGCGCTTGGATGGGTTTTGCTCGTTGCTGCGCTCATGGCGACGCTATGGGCGACGGATTGGCCCCTCGCCCTCGTCACCTGGTTCGGCATGCTGACGGCCAGCGCGGCATGCATGCTGCTGGGACTCAGCTATGACGCCCGAATTGCGCGGGCTGCTGCCGTGCTGGGTGCGATCGGCATCGTTGCCGGGATGCTGGACTAG
- a CDS encoding ketohydroxyglutarate aldolase, whose translation MGAHLRRGWGYRANIATRAVAGSLGAYLVAACFAAAAARTLPLPRLDAIVPATMLAFLVAPVATIWAFLAPGPLRALGGILGAAALLAGIAWMAGMPPA comes from the coding sequence ATGGGGGCGCATCTCCGCAGAGGCTGGGGCTACCGGGCGAACATCGCGACGCGCGCGGTGGCCGGCAGCCTCGGCGCCTATCTGGTCGCGGCATGCTTTGCCGCGGCGGCGGCGCGCACCCTGCCCCTTCCCCGGCTGGACGCGATCGTGCCGGCGACGATGCTCGCCTTCCTCGTTGCGCCCGTGGCGACGATCTGGGCATTTCTCGCCCCAGGCCCGTTGCGCGCGCTGGGCGGCATCCTCGGCGCCGCGGCGCTGCTCGCAGGGATCGCCTGGATGGCCGGGATGCCGCCGGCATGA